A window of the Chthoniobacterales bacterium genome harbors these coding sequences:
- a CDS encoding putative toxin-antitoxin system toxin component, PIN family, giving the protein MRVILDSNVFIAAVASRGLCEAIVELCLERHSLIAGEGILDEVETKLTTKLKVPSRVVAEYVKFLRQHVDLVRPEKLDPKTCRDPKDLIVLGLVSPGAAQAIVTGDKDLLVLKSSKGAAIMTPRAFWECSQAED; this is encoded by the coding sequence ATGAGGGTCATCCTTGATTCGAACGTATTCATCGCAGCGGTTGCCTCCCGCGGTCTGTGCGAAGCGATCGTAGAACTTTGCCTTGAGCGACACAGCCTGATTGCGGGCGAGGGAATTCTCGATGAGGTGGAGACCAAACTCACGACCAAGCTCAAGGTTCCGTCCCGCGTGGTTGCAGAATACGTCAAGTTCCTGCGACAACACGTCGATCTCGTGAGGCCCGAGAAACTTGATCCCAAGACGTGTCGCGATCCGAAGGACCTCATCGTGCTTGGGTTGGTTTCGCCGGGAGCTGCACAAGCTATCGTGACAGGCGACAAGGACTTGCTGGTGCTGAAAAGTTCCAAGGGCGCAGCGATCATGACTCCCCGCGCGTTTTGGGAGTGCAGTCAGGCCGAGGACTGA
- a CDS encoding ribbon-helix-helix protein, CopG family, with amino-acid sequence MTTLTIRLPDTLKGDLDKLSRRENKAVSDMVRESLRRYVAVEKFRAVRKKILPFAEAQGLLSDEDVFKALS; translated from the coding sequence ATGACAACTTTGACCATCCGCCTACCCGACACACTGAAGGGCGACCTCGACAAGCTCAGTCGCAGGGAGAACAAGGCCGTGAGCGACATGGTCCGTGAATCATTGCGCCGCTACGTGGCCGTGGAGAAATTTCGCGCGGTCCGGAAAAAAATTCTGCCGTTTGCCGAGGCCCAGGGGCTCCTAAGTGACGAGGATGTGTTCAAGGCTCTCTCATGA
- a CDS encoding PEP-CTERM sorting domain-containing protein (PEP-CTERM proteins occur, often in large numbers, in the proteomes of bacteria that also encode an exosortase, a predicted intramembrane cysteine proteinase. The presence of a PEP-CTERM domain at a protein's C-terminus predicts cleavage within the sorting domain, followed by covalent anchoring to some some component of the (usually Gram-negative) cell surface. Many PEP-CTERM proteins exhibit an unusual sequence composition that includes large numbers of potential glycosylation sites. Expression of one such protein has been shown restore the ability of a bacterium to form floc, a type of biofilm.), whose amino-acid sequence MSTTTVPAVSMTRRTSGCSPISRPPFSRVSRSPTRWFTGSTSATPRARPSARSDWLGNLACSPTITSSWPPRVQMQSLFSRIPVQALSPSRAHGALRRCSSVRRVTFAGTDGRKFRKMLCHLRNFFLVWACLLLGAVSSRAELIVMNPTYVNRIISYVWYPFEDTVFLNDYFSTHYNPAPNYNYQRSMIYTPGSDFENALVGALGANYTINSVQLIVGSSTNVDSYGPYISLGAKGAYEVLTAYNPATVTWNNFNYGGAAGTNWASSPISTGTISGDTVVWDFSPSLIQGWIDGGTNLGLMFPDYGASGDIQDTTQASNVYWSINATAAVPEPATWAASSLLALTAGFVRWRRRARVS is encoded by the coding sequence ATGTCTACGACAACAGTGCCAGCGGTGTCTATGACACGGCGGACCTCTGGGTGCAGTCCGATCTCACGTCCCCCCTTTTCCAGGGTGTCTCGCAGTCCAACGCGGTGGTTTACGGGTTCGACCTCGGCAACACCTCGAGCCAGGCCATCCGCTCGCTCCGATTGGCTGGGGAATTTGGCGTGCAGTCCTACGATAACCTCGTCATGGCCTCCACGAGTGCAGATGCAATCACTTTTCTCCAGGATCCCGGTGCAGGCTCTGTCCCCGAGCCGGGCACATGGGGCGCTGCGGCGATGCTCCTCGGTGCGGCGGGTTACGTTCGCTGGAACAGACGGGCGAAAATTTCGTAAAATGCTCTGTCACCTCCGCAATTTTTTCTTGGTGTGGGCATGTCTTCTTCTCGGGGCGGTCTCCTCGCGGGCCGAACTTATCGTCATGAATCCGACGTATGTGAACCGGATCATCAGCTACGTCTGGTATCCGTTCGAAGATACCGTTTTCCTGAACGACTATTTCAGCACTCATTACAATCCTGCGCCCAATTACAACTACCAGCGCTCTATGATCTACACCCCGGGCAGTGATTTCGAAAACGCTTTGGTGGGCGCTCTGGGCGCGAACTACACGATCAACTCGGTGCAACTCATCGTCGGTTCCAGCACGAACGTGGACAGTTATGGTCCTTATATTTCGTTGGGAGCCAAGGGCGCCTATGAAGTTCTGACCGCTTACAACCCCGCGACGGTCACATGGAACAACTTCAATTATGGCGGCGCGGCGGGCACCAACTGGGCGAGTTCACCCATTTCCACGGGGACCATTTCGGGTGACACGGTGGTATGGGATTTCTCGCCCTCGCTGATCCAAGGGTGGATCGATGGCGGCACCAACCTCGGCCTGATGTTCCCCGATTACGGCGCCAGCGGCGACATCCAGGACACCACGCAAGCCTCGAACGTTTATTGGTCTATCAACGCCACCGCCGCCGTCCCCGAGCCCGCCACATGGGCCGCGTCGTCCTTGCTCGCGCTGACCGCGGGATTTGTTCGCTGGCGCAGACGCGCGAGAGTTTCTTAA
- a CDS encoding choice-of-anchor E domain-containing protein, giving the protein MKKAFALAAAAMLSVVSAHSAIVLQTQNYSNVGSTAALLTWNKFDLNLGTLTAITLEATGVLSGSYDVDNLDLEAPATLVLNSRGRIRLTFSGVGAPTGINGSLIDPLSTSPVSTSGQTIAPDTLQTFTLLSGAGVNESSFSSDQLANAAYYSAIGGGTFNSSLLRVVSLAVSGTAFNTDTAGVLAGGTINLTYEYTPAAVIPEPGTWAAAALLVGGAAFMRWRKRAKVS; this is encoded by the coding sequence ATGAAAAAAGCCTTTGCCCTCGCCGCCGCTGCAATGCTTTCCGTTGTCAGTGCCCACTCTGCGATCGTTTTGCAGACGCAAAATTACAGCAACGTGGGTTCGACGGCGGCCCTCCTTACTTGGAACAAATTTGACCTGAACCTTGGAACACTCACAGCGATCACACTCGAAGCAACGGGGGTTCTCAGCGGTTCCTACGATGTTGATAACCTCGATCTCGAGGCTCCGGCGACCCTGGTTCTAAATTCTCGTGGACGCATACGCCTGACCTTTTCGGGAGTGGGCGCGCCGACCGGCATCAATGGCTCACTGATCGACCCGCTGAGCACTTCACCAGTCTCTACCTCGGGGCAAACCATAGCCCCCGACACCTTGCAAACCTTCACTCTATTAAGTGGTGCCGGTGTCAACGAGTCCAGTTTCAGCAGTGATCAACTTGCCAATGCTGCTTACTACAGCGCGATCGGCGGCGGAACCTTTAATAGCAGCCTCTTGCGTGTGGTAAGTCTCGCCGTCAGCGGCACGGCTTTTAATACGGATACTGCTGGAGTCCTGGCAGGAGGGACCATCAACCTCACTTACGAATACACGCCGGCTGCAGTGATCCCCGAACCCGGCACATGGGCCGCGGCGGCGCTGCTCGTCGGTGGCGCGGCGTTCATGCGCTGGCGCAAACGCGCCAAAGTTTCGTAG